Genomic segment of Paenibacillaceae bacterium GAS479:
TTCTGGGAGTCTACCGCACAATCTTAACTTTCGGCCAAGTGCTTTGCCAGTTTTTTTGCCTGATACGCCTATCAAAAATGTCCATTCTCTCCTCCACTTCACGAAAATAAGGAGTTGGACTCAATTCCATGTTCAATACCCCCTCGAGTCCGCAAGGCGCAGCCAAAACAACTTGATCTCGGTCATTTAAAGCAAGTCCGAGCGCCGTTGCCGATTCAGGGAACTTAGAAATCGCATCTACAGTGGAGATATATGGCGGAAAGTTATTTTTAAGATGCATGCGAGCTTCGTTTTTTACTGACCATGGCAAGCCCGGCCTCATTCGGAGAAGACGGTTTTCCAATTCCTTTTCCACCGACTCGTCCACATTGCCGGGATCAAAATAAACGACATCAACATCACCCAATGGCGTCTTTTCCGTAAATCCATGCAAAACATCCCAAATCTTCGACCTCACAAACCCTGCGCAAACCATCCAATCAGGCAACTCCAGCGACTGAGCCGTCCTCAATATGTCCATCATCCACTCGTCCTGTTCTACCAATTCAATGATGTCCTGCTCACATGTTAATCTCAAGCTCCGTCGCCCCTTCACGAACATATATTCCTATTATAAACGCTAAAATAAAAATGGAAAGATTTTCTTTTTGAAGCTCCAGAAAATCTTCCGCGTGCACTAACTGGTCGCTGTCTTTGTAGGCTGTACGCCTACTGTAGCGAAACTGAGAAGCCTTATTTCAGCAAAATAAACTCGTTTCCAGAGCTAACGGAACTGAGAGAGCTTATTTGACCCCGAGGGCCTGAAAAAGTCGATAATACCTGGGAATAACGCTTCTCAGTTTCGTTACAAACATATTTGCATCGTTTCCGGCCATATAGCGCTTCTCAGTTTCGTTACAGCATCTTCGTTTAGATAGCGCTCTAAATCCAGTTAGTTGAGGGGTGTTTTGGTCATTTCGTAAGGATGGCTCGGCTTTCATGCTATGCTTTCAGTGCGAGACTGTTCCTGCGCGGTTTCGGTGCGAAACTTTCAATGCTTGGCATTTATTGCTCAGCTTTCATCGCGCGCCATCCAACGCAAGAAAGCACAAAAAAGCCCACCGTATCCCTCACGGCGGGCACCTAAAATATATTAAGCGTTCAAATCCGGGCGTTTGCCCGTAACGAGATAGGCGACGCTCTCGCCGATATTCGTGGCGTGATCGGCAATCCTCTCAATATAACGGCCAACGAAGCTGAGCAGCATCGATTGGTTGATCGTTTTCGGGTCGCCGACCATGAGCGAGAATAGCTCGCGAATAATTCCCGAATAAAGCGCATCGACCTCATCGTCATCCTTGGCCATCTTGTAGGCCAGGTCGACGTTTTCCTGCACATAAGATTGGATCGACTCAAAAATCATCGTCTGTACGATTTCGGACATCCGCGGCAGATCAATCAGCGGCTTAATAAGCGTCTGTCCTTCTAGGCGCATAACTACTTTGGCGATATCGACGGACAGATCGCCCATCCGCTCCAGATCACCGGAGATGCGAAACGCGACCAAGATTCGGCGCAAATCCTTCGCCACCGGCTGTTGCGTAGCGATCAGCTTGGAGCCAATCTCTGTAATTTTTTCCTCAAGACGGTTGAGCTCAGGGTCTTGTTTGATAATCTGGGCTGCTTCCTTAACGTCCACCGTCATCAGGGCATGCATGGATTTAGCTAGGGCAGACTCCACATGGTCACCCATCTCCTGGAGCATCTTATTCAGCTGATCCAGTCCCTCATCAAGCTCCTTGCGTTTAATCATGCAGCTTCTCCCCTCTCCTCCGGCGGTTAACCGAAGCGTCCCGTAATATAGTCTTCCGTTCTAGCGTCGACCGGAGTTGAGAACAGCTTCTCCGTTTCATCCGCCTCCACAAGCTCGCCGTTCAGGAAAAAGACGGTCCGATCCGACACACGAGCTGCCTGATGCATATTGTGCGTCACCATGACGATCGTGTAATCCTTTTTAAGCTCGCGGACGAGTTCTTCAATCTTAAGCGTTGAGAGCGGATCAAGGGCGGAAGTCGCCTCATCCATGAGCAGCACATCCGGCTCCACTGCAAGCGCGCGAGCGATACAGAGGCGCTGCTGTTGGCCGCCAGACAGGCTGAGAGCCGACTTACCCAGCAGATCCTTGACTTCCTCCCACAGCGAAGCGCCGCGCAGACTGCGCTCAACGATCTCATTCAGCCGAGCTTTATCCCGAATGCCATGCAGGCGAGGACCATAGGCTACGTTGTCGAAGATCGACTTTGGAAAAGGATTCGGCTGTTGAAACACCATACCTACTCGTTTGCGCAGCGTTTCAACTTCTGTGTCCGCGCCGTAAATGTCCTGGCCGTCCAGCTTAACGCTGCCATCGATTCGCACGCCGGGAACGAGATCATTCATCCGGTTGAGCGTACGCAGAAACGTCGACTTACCGCAGCCCGATGGACCAATGAAGGCGGTAATTGTCCGCTCCGGAATATCGAGCTTCATATCTTTAAGGGCGTGGAACTCGCCGTAATGCAGATTCAAGCGATCAATCTCCATGATCTGTTTCATTGCTTTTCCCTTCTCCCCATACGTCTGAATGTGACTAGCCGAAGCGTCCCGAGATATAGTCATCGGTCTGCTTGTTCTCCGGATTGGTGAAGATGACGTTTGTATCGTTGTGCTCGATCAGATTGCCCATATAGAAAAAGGCCGTCTTATCTGAAACGCGTGCCGCCTGATGCATGTTATGCGTCACGATAACGATGCAGAATTCCTGCTTCAGCTCGGAGATCAGCTCCTCGATCTTCGCGGTTGATACCGGGTCAAGCGCAGATGCCGGCTCATCCATTAGCAGAATTTCCGGCTGAACGGAGAGCGCACGAGCGATGCATAACCGCTGCTGCTGGCCGCCGGAGAGGGCAAGCGCCGACTGATGCAGCCGATCCTTCGTTTCCTCCCACAGCGCAGTGCGGCGCAAGCAGGATTCTACAATTTCATTGAGCTCTTGCTTGTTTTTGATGCCGTGGTAGCGAGGGCCAAAAGCGATATTCTCGTAGATCGACTTGTAAAACGGGTTCGGCTTTTGCCAGACCATGCCGATCCGCTGGCGCAACGTAACGACATCCGTACCCGGAGCATTGATATCTTCTCCATCCAGCCAGATGCTGCCCTTCATGCTTGCGCTTGGGATCGTATCATTCATCCGATTAAGACTTCGCAAAAAAGTAGATTTACCGCAGCCGGACGGACCGATCAGCGCAGTTACGCTGCTTGGAGCAAAGCTAAGGTCCACTTTTTTGACTGCTTCTTTGTCACTATAAAATATGCTCAGTTGCTCCGCAGCCAGGGCGGCGCCGCCGCCGGGTTTCGTGCTTGCTCCGGCGGAGCTGATAGATGGGGCTACAATCGCCATGTCATTGACCTCCTGGTTGTCGGATTATTTGGATGCCGTCAGCTTACGATACATATAGCGACCCAACCAGCGCGATCCCAGATTGAACAGCAGCACCGTAATGATCAACACCGTGGAAGCACCTGCTGCGATTTGAGCCGCATCAGGCGCAATACCTTCGCTGTTGATTTTCCAAATATGAACGGCCAGAGTTTCCGCTGGACGGAGCGGGTTGAGCGGTGATACCGGGCTGAACGGATTCCAGTCGGTAAAGTCCAGTCGCGGCGAGCTCATGCCAGCCGTGAACAGCAGTGCTGCGGCTTCGCCGAAGACGCGGCCAGCGGCCAAAATGGTACCGGTCAGAATCGTTGGCAGAGCTACCGGGAGCATCACTTTCGTAATTGTTTTCCAGCGGGTCAAGCCGAGGGCGAGGCCCGCTTCCTTTTGCTCGCGGGGAACGCCTCGAATGCCCTGCTCGGTAATCCGCACCATAAGCGGCAAGTTGAACACAGTGAGCGCCAATGCGCCGGCCAGCAAGGAAAACTTAAGATCGAAGTAGTTCACGAACACGAGCAGGCCGAACAGGCCAACAACGATGGAAGGGAACGAGGACAGAACCTCGACGACCAGGCGAATGAAATCCGTAAACTTGCCGGGGCGAGAGTATTCCGCCATATAGATACCGGCGCCGATGCCGATCGGTACTGTAATCAGCATCGTCAGCACGAGTAAGAACAAGGAATTGAATAGCTGCGGGCCGATGCCTCCGCCGACTTTGAACGTTTGTGGCGGGGAAGTCAGGAAGTCGAAGCTGAGATGGCCGATACCACGATACAAAATGAAACCGATCAATCCGCCCAATATGACGATGATCAGAAAGGCGAAGAAGTAAAATACTCCGGTCGCGATGCGGTCGACCTGCTTGTTGGATAATCTCATCGCAGACTTCTCCTTTCCAGAACGCGGACGATAAAGATAAAGACGAAAGTCATCGTCAGAAGCATGAGCGCCAAGCTCCACAGCACGTTATTTTGAACGGTGCCCATGATTGTATTACCCATGCTTAGCGTAATAACGCTCGTCAGCGTAGAAGCTGACTCGAACAGGGAGTTCGGTATATGCGGCGCGTTGCCGATAACCATCTGAACAGCGAGCGCCTCGCCGAAAGCCCGCGCAATGCCAAGCACGACGCCAGTCAACATCGCTGGCAGCACCGCAGGCAAAATGCTGCGCGAAATCGTCTGCCAGCGCGTCGCGCCTAGCGCGTAGCTGCCTTCCTTGAGGCCGCGCGGCAAGTTGGACATTGCGTCCGTAGCGATTGTCGTAATCGTCGGCAGGATCATGATGGACAGCACAATTGCTCCCGCTGCGATACCGAGACCTTGTCCAGGGAATACAGAACGCAGGAAAGGAACGATTACACTAAGACCGACAAATCCGTATACAACGGAAGGAATGCCCGCCAGCAGCTCGATGACTGGCTGCATAACCGTTTTGCCGAACTTAGGCATGAGCTCCGTCATGAATATCGCGGCGCAAAAAGCGAGCGGCGCCGAAATACACGCGGCCAAAATGGACGTCATGAACGAGCCTGTAATGAACGGGAGCGCTCCGAATTTTTGCGGATCTCCGTCCGGTGCCCATTTGACGCCGGTCAGGAACTCCTTGAGGCTGACGCCATTAACGAAAAAGGTGGCCAGCCCTTTGGAAGCAACAAAATAAACGATCGAAAAAATAGTGATGATGAGCACAGAAACGCAAATCATCGTATACGTTTTGCCGAACCACTCGCTGCCGGAGCGACTGCGTTTGCGGGCAACAGGTTTATTGCCCGAAGGCTGGCCGCCTGGGGTCTGCTTGGAGGAAACATTCATCGGTTGGCTTACCGCCTCTCCTAGGGTCGGCGCAGCAGGGTTTGCGCCTTCGGAGCTTCTAGTTGAAGGTTCTATAGTGGCTTTCATCGCTTAATCTCTCCTTACGCCGAATACTCTTGGCATGGCGCAAAGCCAAGGGGGGCTGGTGAAGCCCCTCTTGGCCTGCTGCTGCGTCTATAGGCATAGCTATTATTTTTTTACAATGTTGCCGGCGTCATCGCGCTTCACTTGCATTTCATTGATAGCGATGTAGCCAAGCTCCGTTACGTCGGTCTTTTGAATATCGTCCGTCAACATGTAGTCCAGGAAAGCTTTAACCGCTTCGTTCGGCTCGCCCTTCGTGTACATATGTTGGTAAGCCCAGATCGGATACGTGCCTGCTTTGACGTTGTCTGGAGTTGCTTCCACACCGTCAAGCTTCACCGTTTTAACGGAATCGTCCAGGTACGACAGAGCCAGATAACCGATCGCTCCAGGCGTTTCGCCGACGAGCTTCTTAACTGTACCGGAGGAATCCTCTTGAATGTTACCTGGGAGATCTTCAGAAGCCGTGCCAAGACCGTATTTCTCGAAAGTTTTGCGGGTACCGGAGCTGGATGGACGGTTGACGATGACGATTTTCGCGTCTGCGCCGCCAACTTCTTTCCAGTTCGTTACTTTGCCAGTGAAGATGTCAACCAGTTGCTGCTTAGTCAGGTTGTCGATGGCGATGTCTTTGTTAACGACTGTTGACATAGCTACGACTGCAACTTGATGGTCAACAAGCTCTTCTGCTTTAGTAGCGTCACCGTCTTTGAACTTCTCATTTGCAAAAATGTCGGAGTTGCCGATGTCAGCTTGTCCTTCGGAAACTTGAGTCAGCCCGGTGCCGCTGCCGCCGCCCTGAACCTGAACCGTGATCCCGCTATATTTGGAATCGGCCATGAATTTATTGGCTACTTGCTCAACCAGAGGCTGCATGGCTGTTGAGCCAGCTGCCAGGATGGAACCGCTCAGGCCCTCTGCGCCTCCGCCACCGCTTGTTTCGTTGCCGTTTTTACTACCGCATGCAGCAAGCGTCAAAGCAAGAACCATCGTCATCATGACCAGCATCGTCTTCTTCATCTCTTTTTGTTTCCCCTTCCGAGAACCAAGTTTTGTTCTGGCTTACGAGACTTATTGTACGGGTTAGTTGTTAAAGCGGTATGTTCGGTTTGTAAAAGGAATTGTAAATATACATAGATAATATCTATAGTTATTACGTATAATTAAATACTTAATCTATATCCTGCGAAACAGGGAGTGATTTATGATGACAATCGTTAAATGGAGACTGCTCGTCCTGCTGGAGAGACATAAAAAGGTCACTCTTGTCGCTCAGGAGCTAGGCTTAAAGCAGCCGACCGTAACGTTTCATATGAAGAAAATGGAAGAAGAATGGGAGACAGTCCTGTTTCATACGAAAACAGGCCGAATTCTTCTGACTGATGCAGGCCGAATCCTACATCGCTTCGCCCTGCAGATGCTCCAACTACATGAGGAGGCGCGGCAGGAAATGAAACTTCGCGGTGCTGCCGTCAAACGGCTCCGAATTCAGCTGGATGTTCCTTGTCGGGAAGAAGCTGCCGCGCTGGCAGGACTATTGCTTCAACCCTTCGGCTATGCTCTGTCGTTTACGGAAAGATGCTCCGAACATGCCGACACGGAACAAGGTGAGCCGGACCTGTTAATTCGCGAAGCGCTCCAGCCTTCGTTGAGCAAGGGGCTGCACTTCTGGGAAGCAGAGCTTAAGCTTGGCGTATCGGCTTCCCACTCTGCTTTCTCGTCGCTCTCGGCTCAAGAACTTATGGATGCCGGGGTCGGCTGGATTGCAACTGAAGCAAGTTCGCTGTTGCGCCGGCAAAGCCTGAACTGGGCAGCCCAGCGGCAAGAGCGCTTATTCGAAAGTTATACAGTACCGGATACGGGAACAGCGCGTGCAATGGCAGCTCAAGGATTAGGTTTTGCAATTCTGCCCGATTTTAGCATTAACGGGGAAACCGAGCACTATGCACAATCCGCTCAACCCGCTGCGGTTAACGGCCTCCGGCTTCTCCCCCTGCCCGCGACTCCTGCCTATGGATTAGAGCTAGTGGCCGGAGCTGGTCTGCAGCAGCTCGACGAAGCGCTGTATAGGAGCTTGTTCGGAGGAGACTGAAGACTGACTTGTGGTTCTCCCCCTGCCCCGCTCGGAGCAACAAAGTGTTTTATTATGGTTTGTTCGGAGCAGCATAACTTGCGGCGATGGAATGATTATAAGACAAAAAAACACCTGCCTCGTGGGCAGGTGTTTCTAATTTGAATGAATGATATCTTTTCAAGAGCGCTCGATGACCGGCTCATTAGTTTCCTGGCTAAATCGAACCAGCATATGAGCAAGCATGTGCCGCTCCTCTTCCTTGCCGATTTTCCAAAGCTCCTGCAGCAGCTTTTCTTCGCTATTGCGAGGCTCCTCATGCTCGGCCAGATAATCTGCCACCTTCTCCGCTGCTTGAGCCAGTTGTTCGTCATTCAAGCCGATCCGTCTGGCCAGATCAATTCGGTTGCCCAGGTAGTTTTTGAACTCGGTGAAACTAGAGAGGATTTCCTCTTTTTTAGAGGTGCCCATTTGATGAAGCGTATCCTTGACCTTCTCTTGAATATCTAAAGATCTCGACTCTTGGTGTGTACCATTCTCATGTGCCATGTAGTAATCCGCCTCCTGGGTCTCGTAGTTTGGCTTGCTTGAGCTCTACTTACCCCGTGAGTTTTCGGTTTAATCGGCTGACACTGTCGAAGGGCTACTTCAAGGGGAGAATTAGCGGTTAAAACCGTTCCAACTAGTTACATAATCAACATCAAGCCTCACCGTAGGATGGCCAGGCTGGGCTGCCTTGCCAACTGCGATCAGCATTACATTAGCGTAACGCTCGGAAATGCCCATCAGCTCGCGGAATTGGTCCACATTATAACCACCCATCGGGACTGTGTCGAGCCCTTTGGCACGAGCGGCGAGCATCAGCTGCTGAGACACGAGACCTCCGTCGATAAGAGCGGAGTGAAGCAATCTCTCTGGAGGCAGAGATCCAACAAAGTTGCTCATATTTGTCACCAACTTCTCAGCTGTTTCCTCATTCATATAGCCAGCCTCGACTGCTTTGGAATAGATGAGCGGAGCGTCCGTATACGCTTTAAGGTCTACAAGTACAGCTATAACTGCCGATGCGGCAACGACTTGCTCTTGATTAAAAGCGATCGGAAGCAGCTGCTGCTTCAGCTCCTGATCCGTAATTACGATGAAGCGCCATGGCTGCATATTGCTGCCAGATGGAGCCAGCACCGCTGCTGCCAGCAGATCCTTAATTTCCTCGTCTGTCAGCTTGAAATCCGGATCGTATTTACGAACGGAACGTCTGCCCTTAACTACCTCATAAAAATCTACCAACGATTGCGCATCCTGTTGACCTGTTGTTGACATACGCCCACTCCTCAAACTGTATTTATAATAATCACAGTATAGTTAAGCTTCGATTGTCTGTCAATCCGTTTAAATTCTTTAGCTTGAACATTTTTCTGGTAAAGCATTTATTGCTGGGATGGAAACAATTGAATGGCATGAAAAAAAGCTTTGGCCTTAGGCCAAAGCTTTGTTGGAAAGAATTATTACGCGTCCATTCCATGCTCTTCTCTGATGCGGTAAAGCCCCGTTATTAGCGGATCTGCCGTATCGCGGTTGAGCAAGTGCAGAGCAAGTAGGAAATGGAACGGCATCGCCACGACGTTGTTCCCATCTGTAATAGACGGGAAGCCGGCTTCGACAACCGGGCCATGTTCGGGGTGAATGTCGATGTCCACATGTACAGGCTCGTCCGGGAACTCGCTACGGCAAGTGTTAGCGCAGTGAGGCACAATGATCTGATCGAAAAGATACTTGGCCTCTTCCTCGTTCTGCGGTGGCGGAGGCAAGAGTCGACTGCGCTCTCCGCGAAGAATATCAACAAAGAATGAGGACATCCACAGGGCAGGATCCTCGTTCTTCTGGAAATTCTGGACTAGCTCATTCATGAAAAATCCCACGGAATGAGGGTTCTTATTCGCATCCAACAACCGGTACGTGAACAACGGGCCATACATAGGATGGCTCACGACCTGGCCGTCCACTTCGTATTCATCTTGGTAAAAAGTTTGGAGCGCCAGCTCGCCGTGTTTGTACAATGCAGCGATCATCTGCTGGAGCTCAGCCTCGGAAATTTCAGGCTGGCCTTGAACCGGGGGTTCAGTGCTCTCGGTTTCCTGCTCTTCGGTATTCTGATTAGTCGTCATGAACGCATCCTCCTCATGCGTCCATCTTACCATCCCAGGCTTGAAAGGGAAAGCCGTTTCAGCTGTATCAAAGCTTAAGAGAACGGATACCAGCGGCCTTCAGCTCAGTCCCGGAGCGCGGATAAGCAGTACGGTCCCAGATATGATCTTTTTCTATTACTGCATCTGACTTGAGGAAATAGGTAAGCTTGCTGCGACCTGCGCCGGGATCATCCAGCGTTGTATCCAGATGAAGCCAAGTACCATTCAGTTTGACCATATTCCAAATATGCAAATCGCCCTTGGCGCTGCCATAAATCATTCGGTTCTCATACCCTGCCTCTTCAAGCATCCGTTGCAGCAACAGCGCATAACCTTGGCATACCGTACCATTCGGGCCAAATAAACCTGCATAAGCGGAATGATCGTCAAGCGAACTATCGTAACGCAATCGCCCGATTACCCATTCATAAATGGCCTGCAGATGCTCTTTACCTTGTTTGCCAAAAATCGTTTTATCGGTTAATGCCTTGCGCGCCTCCTGCCGTACGGCTTCGCTTTGCTCCGGTGTTTCCCAATATGTCATTCCATATTCAATCGTTGCCTCGGACGCGGTGCTTGTCCAGCTCCAATTCATTTTTTTAAGAACAAAGCGCATATAATCATTTTTGGAGCCAACATCCTTGAACACCTGCTGCAGCTTTTTATCGATGCCGGATGTGTCGCCTTTAAAATTAATCGTTACACGGTCCCCGTAGTTGTTGCTCATGACATTGAATACAATATTCGCGATTTCTCCATAGGAAGAAGCATTATGTGTCGAGCCCGGTGCGTAAAGCTTGGCCTGATCAGTTGCAGCAACAATGGCAGTTGTTGTGGATACCTCCGAGGAAGCGGCATGTATTTGCCCTGGAGCAGGAAAAACAAGACTGGATGCCAGCAAAACCGCCAAAACTGCCCTTGTTGTCGCCTTTTTATTCAAACCCATCATTCCGATTCCCCCTTGGTAGTCCTGCCCTTTGATCTATTCGACATAAGACTAAAGATCTATCTATATATCGATTGTAGTTCTAATGGCATGGTTTTTCGTTACCAATTTCTTCGGAATGAATAGCTTTATAGTGAATATCCCGCTAAATAATTAGTTCTTTAGTACTATTTGCGAAACTTTCTTTTCTTATATTAATAATGGCATGCCAAGCAGGGAAACCTGAAAAGGCAAACGACAGGTTTAGCAAAAGGTGATTGGAGCCTGAGCTATACGGTTACTTAATAGCATGAGCAAAACACAATACGAAACAGAATAAGGGAGGAAACAAACATGTCACTGTTATGGGCACTTATCGTAGGTGGTATCATCGGCTGGCTGGCAGGAATGCTGGTAGGTCGTGATGTACCAGGAGGAATTATCGGCAACATCGTAGCAGGCTTCATCGGTGCATGGCTCGGTTCCATGCTGCTTGGACAATGGGGTCCAGTCGTAGGCGGGTTCTTCTTTGTACCGGCTTTGATTGGCGCGATTGTACTCGTCTTGATTGTCAGCCTGATCCTTGGAAGCATGCGCCGCGCCCGTTAATAACGGCAGATTGCATGGCAAGTGACGGCAAAACATAAGTAAAAAGGGCGTCCCTTCATCCATTGGATGAGGAGGCGCCCTTTTTGTGCCGTTTATTCTTCGTAAATTTTAGTCAGCATTTCGCCCAATTCCTGCAGCGCCTGCTCCTCTTGCTCACCATCGGTTTCCAGCGTAATCTCGCTGCCTGCCGAAATGCCGAGTGTCAGCAAGCCAAGCGAGCTTTTGCCGTTGGCTTTCTTAGCCCCTTTATACAGTGTGACCTTGCAAGGGAAAGAGCTTGCTTTTTCTACAAAAAGCTTGCTTGGACGGGCATGGAACCCTTGTGGATGGATAACAGTGAAAGTTTGGGATTGCATATCAGTGTTCACTCCTTGATTGATGTTGACGTACGAGAGAAAGTACTTCCGCTTGAGAGCCCAAATCGAGCGCCTGACGAGCCAAAGTGGCGCATTCCTCGCGGGACAAACGGGAAATCAGCTCGCGTGCGGGCAGTACAGAAGAAGCGCTCATGCTGAATTCATGAAGGCCGAGGCCGAGCAGCAACGGAATAGCATCGGCATCTCCGGCCATTTCGCCGCACATACCAGTCCAGCGCCCATTACGCTCTGCCGCTTGGATAACCATGTCGACAAGTCGCAAAATGGACGGATGATGCGGCTGATACAGGTATGCGACCGACTCATTCATACGATCGGCAGCCATCGTATACTGAATGAGATCATTCGTTCCGATGCTGAAGAAATCGGCTTCCCGTGCCAGTGCGCCAGCATTTAACGCCGCGGCTGGAATTTCAATCATGATGCCGATCTCAATCTCGCCGGATACAGCAATGCCTGCCGCTTCAAGCTTAACCCGCTCCTCTTCGACGATCCGCTTGGCCGCTCCAAGCTCATCCACTACGGCAATCATCGGGAACATAATGGCCAGCTTACCATAAGCGCTCGCCCGAAGCAGCGCACGGAGCTGGACGCGGAAGAGCTCATCCTGATTCAGACAGAGGCGAATCGCCCGCTGTCCGAGAAACGGATTGCTTTCCTTCGGCAAGTCCATATAAGGAAGCTCTTTATCGCCGCCGATGTCGAGCGTACGGATGACAACTCGTTTACCGTTCATTTTTTCGAGCACATGCCTGTAAACGGTGAACTGCTCCTCCTCGGTCGGCAGCGAGCTGCGACCCATGTAGAGAAACTCTGTGCGGAACAGTCCGATGCCGTCGGCGCCGTTTTCCAGCACCTTAGCAAGATCCTCAACACTGCCAATATTCGCCGCAAGCTCTACTTCATGACCGTCAGCCGACACGGAAGGGCGATCAACGAAGCTGCGCATACGGGCGACATTTTCCTCGTAGGCACGCTTGCGCTCACGATAATCGGTCAGCTCCTGCTCGGTCGGCTCCACGATGACAATGCCTTGCACCGCATCCAAAATGACATTCATGCCCGTCTCGATGCGATTCGCCTGCTGACCCATCCCAACAACAGCGGGCAGCTCAAGTGAGCGTGCCATGATCGCCGAATGCGACGTCCGGCTTCCTATTTCTGTGATAAAGCCGCGCACATAGTTAAGATCAAGCTGCGCCGTATCGGACGGAGTCAGGTCAGCAGCGACGAGAACAGCCTCTTCGTTCAGCTCCGACAAAGCGCTATGTTGACGTCCTAGCAGCTTGCTGATGACGCGACCGGATACGTCTCCCACGTCAGCCGCCCGCTCACGCAGCAGCTCATCATCCATCGAACGGAGCAGCTCGGCGATTCC
This window contains:
- a CDS encoding Uncharacterized membrane protein YeaQ/YmgE, transglycosylase-associated protein family; its protein translation is MSLLWALIVGGIIGWLAGMLVGRDVPGGIIGNIVAGFIGAWLGSMLLGQWGPVVGGFFFVPALIGAIVLVLIVSLILGSMRRAR
- a CDS encoding phosphoenolpyruvate--protein phosphotransferase, with protein sequence MNIHLQGTAASPGIAIAKVYRLQAAAQEPLRITVADSTAEIGRLREAVEQAKADIELIRVQTLERLGERKAEIFEAHLFLLDDPELIEAAEEKITEDKINAEAAVHEVATGIAELLRSMDDELLRERAADVGDVSGRVISKLLGRQHSALSELNEEAVLVAADLTPSDTAQLDLNYVRGFITEIGSRTSHSAIMARSLELPAVVGMGQQANRIETGMNVILDAVQGIVIVEPTEQELTDYRERKRAYEENVARMRSFVDRPSVSADGHEVELAANIGSVEDLAKVLENGADGIGLFRTEFLYMGRSSLPTEEEQFTVYRHVLEKMNGKRVVIRTLDIGGDKELPYMDLPKESNPFLGQRAIRLCLNQDELFRVQLRALLRASAYGKLAIMFPMIAVVDELGAAKRIVEEERVKLEAAGIAVSGEIEIGIMIEIPAAALNAGALAREADFFSIGTNDLIQYTMAADRMNESVAYLYQPHHPSILRLVDMVIQAAERNGRWTGMCGEMAGDADAIPLLLGLGLHEFSMSASSVLPARELISRLSREECATLARQALDLGSQAEVLSLVRQHQSRSEH
- a CDS encoding phosphocarrier protein — encoded protein: MQSQTFTVIHPQGFHARPSKLFVEKASSFPCKVTLYKGAKKANGKSSLGLLTLGISAGSEITLETDGEQEEQALQELGEMLTKIYEE